The DNA window TATCCCTGCTAATCCATCAAACCAAACGGGGCGTAGGACAATGGaatctatttttaaaaattatataaaatttaaagtaGTATTTTTTTCATCTTTTGAATCCCCAAAAATATTTCCCAAAATCTTTTACCCAAAAAATCACAACACTCGAAATAAACCAAATATAGCACAAGATTATGGGTTTGTTCATAAAGCCGTCACTTCTTGGCTacgtattattttattttatacaaaTGGAAGATACATACATGTTGTATGTCAatatgtattattatttttaatttaataaatataattaaacaattacacgaaattattttcgatttagaaaagtttttcgatttaaaaaaaaaaaaattgttcagattttttctatgtaaaatatgaattgaattgagaaGGTTTTTATTAAGATAAGAAATATTATTATAGAATTAAATGTTTTGATGTCCGTTCTAAAGATCTCTCGTTTAATAATATAACATAGAtgatatttacatgtctaaagaaaaagaaaacccACAAGGGGCACGAAGACGATACTATATATAAACATAATTTCTTAGAGAAACAACTATTTATCGTCTTGTAAAAATATTAAAGTGCCGCATAGAACTCATCAATTCCTTGGACGAGTTACGAGTATACTGTGAGCATTACAACATATAAGAATTCTAAAACAAAAACCTGATCAAGAAAATACAGTTGACAGAgtgatatatataatataccTGTTGATGCAAGCATTTTACATTGACACAGAAAGAATGCGCTCCACGTTTACTTATTTTACCAAATATAATTCACTCACAAGTTTTACTTCCTGATCGAGAGGAACTCGAAGCTTCGTAGAGGGTCGTCCCGAGTGGCTTTTGAAGTTACTGCAGCAGCTGAGCGAGAGAAAGATGATGGTTTGAGTTCCATTCCGGTTCCGGACTGAAGTCTTTGTGTTGTAGATAAACGACCATTGCCCGAAACCAGCCTGCTTGATTGCCAATTAGTGAGATCACCAGAGGAACTTGGTCTGAAGGTTGAAACAACAGCCTTCTTTGAAGAGTTGCCATTTCGAGAACTACGGCCTTTTTCTGATTCAGGTTGCTGCTGCACATGATAAACCAGAAAAATAGGTCCAAAATATCAAATGGAGCTACAATTTACAGTATATTAACCATCTGTTACAAATATCAGGAAGCAGTTCTCTCAAATCTTGATGATTGGTTTTTATGGGAAGGGCTAAGAGTAAATACCACATCCTTGGATGAAGGCACATCTTCTGATGTTCTGTGTCTCGGATGTTCACCATGTCGCCCAGACCCTGAAATATTTCTTCTAGAGAAAGCTTCAACCGCACCTGAAAATCTATCTCGAATATCTTGTCCAACTGaacaaaacataaaaatatcaatCAAGCTCTAAATTCAAcattataaatttaatataatttaatgatTCAGCATATATATGTAAGCTATTTGAGTGCGTCCACTATTATTAATACTAGCAGATCGTGGCATACACatctttaataaaaataaagaatgaagtagtttttttaaaattttaaaataaaagttataaatttttaaatttaggagttaaaaaaatatttagaaaaatGTTAATATAGTAAATCTACGAAGTTATTTTGATAAGATGGAGAGAGTTTTAGGTAAATCTAAAATTAAACCACGACTTCATATAGTTAGTATAGGATGCTCTTATACTATACATAGAGAAAAGATATCTGTGAGAAAAATTATATCAAAAAAATTACATGCACGTGAGCTCATTTTGGTGAAAGTGAGATACCTGAAGTTCTTACTGGTTTTTCACCAGCCGTTCCAGCCACTGCATTGCCAGTGGGATTCTGCAGGAAGATTAACACCAATTACTAAAttaaaacaaaagaaaagagcAACCAACTTAAAAGTATCCAGCACTCACTCTTGCTTTGGAACTAGCACCAATGTGAGGATATTTCAAGATGGTCCAATCAAATACATAGTCGAATTGGTAACCTACACAAACATTGCAAACTGTAACGCCAGAAATCTGGAAATCCTTAATATAATGACAGCTAAAGCTTTCAGTACCTTCACGGATAAATAAGTCCCGGAAGAGCCTTTTCAAGTAAGAATAATCTGGTTTGTCTTCAAATCTTAACGATCGGCaataatgaaaatatgatatgaaCTCTGATGGATATGCTTTGCACAGCACCTGTAATAATTACATATCAAGTGAACTTGCAGCAATTCTTATAACGAAGTAAACCAAATAATCCAGGAAGGGCACTGGCCAAAATGATTTAATCAGGTTATGCAAATAAAACTAGCAAGGTTTCTACATTTTTCAAGTCAAATATAAACCCTAAACCATATGTTTCAAATAAGGATACCACCATGACgaaaaaatacaaattataCACAATTTTTTTAACCTCTATAGGAGTCAACATTTTCTTTTCACTAATCTTGTCGTATTTCTGCTTTTTGGTGCCAGCTTTGAGTCCCTGCCAGGGAAGACTAGAAAAAATTTCCAAGTAA is part of the Primulina eburnea isolate SZY01 chromosome 1, ASM2296580v1, whole genome shotgun sequence genome and encodes:
- the LOC140831135 gene encoding casein kinase 1-like protein 10 isoform X2 encodes the protein MDHVVGGKFKLGRKIGSGSFGELYLGVNIPNGEEVAVKLESVKTKHPQLHYESKIYMLLQGGNGVPNLKWFGVESEYNVMVIDLLGPSLEDLFNYCNRKFSLKTVLMLADQLINRVEYMHSRGFLHRDIKPDNFLMGLGRKANQVYIIDFGLAKKYRDLQTHKHIPYRENKNLTGTARYASVNTHLGVEQSRRDDLESLGYVLMYFLRGSLPWQGLKAGTKKQKYDKISEKKMLTPIEVLCKAYPSEFISYFHYCRSLRFEDKPDYSYLKRLFRDLFIREGYQFDYVFDWTILKYPHIGASSKARNPTGNAVAGTAGEKPVRTSVGQDIRDRFSGAVEAFSRRNISGSGRHGEHPRHRTSEDVPSSKDVQPESEKGRSSRNGNSSKKAVVSTFRPSSSGDLTNWQSSRLVSGNGRLSTTQRLQSGTGMELKPSSFSRSAAAVTSKATRDDPLRSFEFLSIRK
- the LOC140831135 gene encoding casein kinase 1-like protein 10 isoform X1; this translates as MDHVVGGKFKLGRKIGSGSFGELYLGVNIPNGEEVAVKLESVKTKHPQLHYESKIYMLLQGGNGVPNLKWFGVESEYNVMVIDLLGPSLEDLFNYCNRKFSLKTVLMLADQLINRVEYMHSRGFLHRDIKPDNFLMGLGRKANQVYIIDFGLAKKYRDLQTHKHIPYRENKNLTGTARYASVNTHLGVEQSRRDDLESLGYVLMYFLRGSLPWQGLKAGTKKQKYDKISEKKMLTPIEVLCKAYPSEFISYFHYCRSLRFEDKPDYSYLKRLFRDLFIREGYQFDYVFDWTILKYPHIGASSKARNPTGNAVAGTAGEKPVRTSVGQDIRDRFSGAVEAFSRRNISGSGRHGEHPRHRTSEDVPSSKDVQQPESEKGRSSRNGNSSKKAVVSTFRPSSSGDLTNWQSSRLVSGNGRLSTTQRLQSGTGMELKPSSFSRSAAAVTSKATRDDPLRSFEFLSIRK